The genomic stretch GTGCCGGCAGCACATCAATGTGGTATTCCAGCCCCCCGCCGCCTTCGCGACCTTCCCGCACCCGGCTAAGCCCGGTTTCAGCCCAGCGTTCGCGCACGGCAAGTTCATTCACCCGCCGCTTGGCAGTCGGCAGGCCGGGCATCAGGCCCGCCGCCGCCGCATCTGCGATTTGCTGTGCCGAAACCCAAAGCATCAGAGGCTCCAACCTTGCGCACGGGCGTGCTCGAGGATTTCGCGCTTGTGCTCGTCGATGAAGGCACGGCGGCTTTTGGTCGACAGGCGCGTCACGCGGTGGTAATGCTTGTCGTCGTTCTTTGGCAGCGCGCGACCCTGTGCCATCAGCAAGGCATCCGCAACCGAGCTAGCCTGCGGTGGATCGGCGAGCAGCGCATCGCAAGCCCGCTCCTGGACATCTGCGGGCACCTTGGCCAAGGCTTGCAGCCCGGCTTGATGATCGGCGATCCATGTCTCGCGGATGCGGTCTTTAATCGACGGGAAGAGGCCGTTGGCAATTTCGATGGCGCGGAAGAATGCCGTTCTTGAGAGCCCAGTCTTTTCGGCAATCCCAGACCAAAGTCCCAAAATGGGACTTTGGTTTTCATCCGCATTCTCAGCCTCTTTGACCAAGCGCACATTTGCACTGCGCCGGTCGCCACCATGCCGGGCAGCCGGGTTCATTTCTTCCCACGTCGCCTTCAGCGCAGCCAGATGCTCAGCCCGCTCAAGCTTGGTCAGCTCTTCGCGGTTGATGTTCTCCATGATCTCGGCAAACCGCAGATCGGCAGCTGGGGTGTCTTCGGGCAATACAGTCACCGGCACCTCGGCCCAGCGCAGCGCCCGGATGGCCTCAAGGCGCTGCAAGCCAGCCACCAAGCGATACTTCTGCCCTTTGCGCACAACCAACAGTGGATGCGTCAAACCGTTGCAGTCGATATCTTGCTTCAGCACTTCGACACGGTCGGCGCGTGCCGGGCGCATCCGGCCCTCGACCTCAATCAGGGCGACAGTGATGCTGCGCAGGTCGTGAGATTGGGAAGCTGCTGGAGGGGTGGGCGTGTCAGTCATACATCATCCGTGAAGTTAAGAGGTTGGTCTGTTTCGGAGGCGTCATCCGGCGGTGTCAGCATCGTGTAGTAGAAGATGAACCGGCCATTGACGTGCTTGCGCTCGCACTTGATGTCGGCCCCGAGCTGGCGCAGCTCTGACACGCAGGTGTTGATGGCGCAGACATGGGTGCGCCGCATGATGTCGCGTGTCGAATGCGGCTTGCGATCGGACAACAACCGATTGACCCGGCTCAGACGATCAGAGGAAAGCTTGGCTGCATGCATCAGTCGGGCTCCCCACCATAGGTGGTGGCGATCAGCGCCTCGATGTCGCGCAGGGCATCCTCCTGAAGCATCAGTTCCGAGAATGCGGCCATCGCCCGGTTCGCCTGATCATCCCATTCGTTGACCAGACCAACCTCTTGGTTCAGCTTGTCGTCTTCCATCTGGCTGTCGAGCGACACCATCTGGGTAAGCGCGTCTTTGAGATCGGCAAAGGACTGTACGGGAGAGCGGCTCATGACAGCACCCCCGCGCAAACGACGAGCACATAGCCGATCACGAAAAGAGCGAGGCAGGCGGTGATGTCGCTGACACGTCCCTCGAGCTTTTTGATCCGCCGTTCAAGCCCAGCGACACACTTATCATCCTTTGGCTGACGGCGAGCGGGTTGGTAGGGATAGGTCTTCTCTGCTACAGACATCTCTTCGTCTCCTCGTCCATGAATTTGCTGCGGGTCAATTGCTCCACGACTGAGGCAGCCGTTCGCTCAAGGCGGATCAGATGGAAAACAGAGTTCGTCTCGACCGCGCCATTTACGATCTCGATGGCCAACGCGAGGCGCTGCGCCTCGCTCAATTGACCGAGGGCTCCCCGCACTGCGTCGGCGGGATGCTGTGCCTGATAGGAATAATCCTGCATCATGCCGCGTCCTTCTTCTTGCGGGGACGGGGGATGTCGCTGGGCCATGTCAGATCGGCGGGCCAGTGGTCTGAGAACCATTGGTGGACCTTCTGGGCGGTTTTGACTGTGCACCCGCCTCCTTTGCGCAAACGCTCAAAGAACTGCCCGTCGCCTCGGACGAGGAACGAAACACGCCAATGTGTTACATTCGCATGCAGTGCATAGGCATCGGCCAGGTCGAGGAGATATTTATACGGCTCTGTGTTCATGAGACCGAGCATACGGATAATCTTATCTCAATCAAGATAATAATATCCATTCCCGAATCATCCAGATAACTTTATCTTGTCTGAATGCGACTTGACCTAACAGACAAAGCTGCCAGCGTTTCCAGCCTTCTTCAGAAGATGGAAAAGCATGTCAGCTTGTCAGGAAAGAGCGAGGCTGAGTTCGCAAATGCCGTGGGAAGTAGTAACGCTCTCTTCAAGAATTTGCGCAAAGGAAGCATGCCTTCGGTTGAACGTCTGAACGCCATTCTCGCTGAGATTGGTGAAACACTTGTTCTCGGAAACCCGGATGGACCAAGCGAATTAGATGCAGTTGACACTACACTCATCGATGGTCGGAAATTTGCGACTGTGGCACGCCACGAAGCGCAGGCTGCCGCAGGTGGAGGCTATGTCAACTTGGATCTTCCACCAATCGATCATCTGGCCTTTTCAAAAGCCTGGCTCCTTCAGAATGGCATCCAGCCTAGCGCCTGCGTTCTCATCAATGCGCGCGGCCAGAGCATGGAGCCCAGCATTTATGATGGCGATCTCGTGATGATCGATCGTCGCAAACGCGATATCCGATCTGGTCGCATTTATGTCTATAACCACCCTGGCGATGGCACTCGGATCAAACGTCTTGAACTTGTTCCAAATGCAGCAATCATTATCCGCTCCGACAACCCCAACCAGAAAGAGTTCGCGCCCGAATACATCACGGCCGAGTCCATGAATGACATCTCGCAGAACATTGTCGGGGAAGTTATTTGGTCAGGCCACAAGTGGGGGTGAGCAGCCCGCCTGGCCCCCGAGCACAATCGCTGATAAATCTATCTAAGAGGCGACCTCGCCAACAAATGAACCAATCCGCTTCACTGGAGACCTGATATGCTTTCTCTTCGCCTCTTCGCTTGGGCCGCTTTTGCAGTTGCCGCACTCTGCATTGTTGTAGCTATCGCTGCGGAAGCATTGATCCTTATTTCACCGGCTATTGCAGCTTTGATCTCTGGCGTTCTGTTTCTCGCTGCCGACCGCGCGATCTTTCTACTGACTGAGATAAAGGATGCGTTGAAAGGCACTCAGCCTGCGATCGAACCGAGTTTGGACACCACACCCTCAGCAGCGCGGGAAACACGGTCGATCGAAGAAATCTCACGTGACATCGAGAACTTGAAGACCCGGGCGGCGACATAGATCTTGCCCGCCATCATGTCTTCCCCTTGGATCGGCGCATCCTGCGGATTGCGCGCATCATAATTTTCCGCCGCTCGGCTATGCTGTCAGCCAGAATGCGTTTCTGACGTTCTATGCGTACATCAAGAACCATAAGCCGTTGTTCTTCTTCACTATCTGTGAATTTCTGCCATTCTGGGTGCAGCTTTTCCCGCTGTACATCTGTTAGCGACATGAACACAATTCCCTTACTTTGTTGAACTTAGCATACAGCGAATAACACTGCACCCGCTATTGCGTTGGATCGAAATTTGCTGACCCCGTGCAAACATCCGCAAAATTGCAAGCATCATAAAGAATCACTTTGCAAGCATATTGCAAGCATGTAAGTTGCCATAAGATGCAAGCATGGAGAGCGATTTGACAAAGGACATTGGATCGGCGGGTGGCAATGCTCGTGCTGCGAAGCTCACGTCAGAGCAGAGAAGCAATATTGCCAAAGCTGCTGCCCGCGCGCGTTGGGCAAAGCTAAAGGACCCGGATCGAATGCCGGAAGCCATGAGCGACGGGGTGCTGAAAATTGGAGATATTCCACTGGATGTATATCGGCTCAACGACGAACGACGACTAATCAGCAAGAAAGGTATGGCTGCGGCGCTTGGCCTGAAATCCGAGGGCGGCAATGCGTTCATGCGCACCATGACCCGCAAAGGTATACGATCCGGTTTGCCCGAAAAACTGGTGGAAAGGATCGAAAATCCAATACATTTTAAAGGCTTGACCCACGATTTCGTTGATGGGTACAGCGTTGAAGATCTTATAGAAGTTTGCGACGCACTTATCGTCGCAAAAAACGAAGGACGGCTGCACACTTCACAGGTTTTCCTTGCTTTGCAAGCCGAGCTTATAGTCCGTTCCTGCGCAAAGCTGGGGATAATTGCGCTCGTCGATGAGGCCGTAGGCTACGTCGACAAAAGAAAAGATGAATACAGGCAGCTCTTCCAAAGCTTCATTGCGGAAGAGGTTCAGCAGTGGAGTGATGAGTATCCAAGCAAATTTTTCGACATGATCTATGCCCTCTACGGCCTGCGACGGAAGGACCCTAAATCTTCTCGACATCCGCAATTCTTCGGCCACTTCATTAGAAAGTTCGTGTACTTCCCTCTCGCCCATAGTCGTGGCGGGATATTGGAACTGCTGGATGAAAAGAACCCAGTGATTTACGCTGGTGGTTCGCGGCGTTACAAACTTTATCAGTTCTTGACAGATGAAGTTGGCATTGACGCGCTAAGACAACATCTATGGCAGGTGATCGGCATCGGGTCCGCAGCCAGAGACCGCGTGCAGTTCGAGCGGGCGTTCTATCGAGCTTTTCCGGAAGCAGTTCCGTTCGGACATCAATGGGACATGTTGAATGACTTGGGAGACGGCACCTAGGCTAAAGGTAGCATTTCACGAGCCACGATATTATCGTTCAAATCCGATTTCAACGCAGTTTAAAGCGCCCACCTTGGCGATTGCCCAATTTCCCCAAAATCGCCTCATGCCTATATTTTAAAGGTGTTTGGCCAAGGTGGGCGCTTTTTGGAGAAATGTCTGATTTCCCGCCCACCTTAAAATCTCAAACCCCTTATTTTTATGGCGTGCCGATTTGCAGCCCTGATGTTTTCCTTTGGGGGTGCGAAGTTTATTTGGCAGTGCCGATTTGCCACAGTCAGGCCCTGCGCCACGCACATCGCCATATTTTTAAGGCTGATCGTCCATCCGGCATCTTCCGGGCTTATCTTGGGTCTTCCGGCTTTAAACCCCAGTTTCTGCCAGCATTTCCTTCGCTCTACACCAGTCCACACCGTTCGCCTGCCTCTCCCGCTCATCAATCAGGTTATCCCGCCGGTCCCCAATGTCGAGATGGTCAGGGTTGATACAGCGCCGGTTATGACAGCGGTGGCGAACGACTTGATGGCGGTTGGTGGCTACTTGACTTCGCAGTCTGTCCTAGACTACAAGCCCTGTGAGATTTTCGTCAGAGAGAAACATGACACTTAGTTGAGCAAATTATCAGTGTATGTTGGTGAGGTCCCTTAGGGCCTTTCTTCTCTGAGATTGCTCAAATCTCGCATTACCATTCAAAAATGAAACCCACTCCTCTTAGTGAGGGGTCATTTTCCGTTTCTGAATCCTTACTCAAAAATTAGCCTTCCGCGTTCGAAATCTTTGGCGCGGAACAAATAGTCATCCGCGCATTTGCAACTCTAAATGCATGATGGCCAAGAAACGGTAAGCGTTGCCTGGACAACACCTTCCCAGTTTTCGCCTGAGCTGCGACTCCGTTTCTGACGGATATTGGGCGGGAGTTTCGCGATGGCGACTACGGTAGAGTTTCTCATGGACTACGGGGTGGAGATACGGGCCAATGGCCAGAAGCGGTGGCCCAATGAGGTCAAAGCACGGATCGTGGCTGAGAGTTTGCAGCCGGGCGTGAGCGTGAATGCAGTTGCGGCGCGGTATGGGCTTCGGGCGAACCATTTGTCGGAATGGCGGAGTCAAGCACGCGATGGCCGGTTGGTTTTGCCTGCGGGCGATGACGACGCCTTTAGTTTTGCGCCACTCGTAGTCTCGGATGGTGGCGGCTGTGCGCATATGTCGGCCGTTGCGGGGCGGTCCGCGAAGCCTGACGAGTCATCCCATACCTCCATCGAGATTGCGATTGGTCGTGTGACAGTCCGGCTCGATGGCACGACCAGTTCGACCCGGGTTGCCGAGATCGTGCGGGCAATCGAGGGTCAGCCATGATGTTCCCATCAAACCGTGTGCGGGTTCTGGTCTCGACGCAGCCTGTGGACTTCAGGAAAGGTCATGATGGGCTGGCGTCGATCGTGTCGTCGGTGCTGCGCAAGGATCCGTTCACCGGCACGGTTTTTGTGTTCCGCTCGCGCCGGGCGGATCGGCTGAAGCTTTTGTATTGGGACGGCACCGGATTGGTGATGGCTTATAAGCGGCTGGAAGAAGCGACCTTCACCTGGCCGGCGATCAAGGACGGGATGATGGCGCTGAACCACGCCCAGTTCGAGGCCCTGTTTGCCGGTCTGGACTGGCGCAAGGTCAAGGCTCTGGAGATGCGCCCACCTGCTGCGGCAGAGTGAATCAACCGCTGTCTTTTGTGTGTTTTAATGGGGTTTTATCGTATCCTGATGGCATGATCACGACACCCGCCATTGACCTATCCACCATCCCTGCTGCGCAGCGTGCGGCGGTTTTGGCGTTGATGGAAAAGGTAGCGGCGCTTACGGAAATCACCCAACGGCAAGAGCACCTGATTGCGGAGCTGAACCATGCCCTACATGGCAAACGGTCGGAAAAGCTGACCGAGGATGAGCGGCAGCTGGCGTTCGAGGATCTGTCCATCGCCCTGGCTGAGGTCGAGGTGCAGAAGGACCAACTGGCCGCTCAGACAGGTGACAAGACGACAACCAAATCTGCGCCAAAGCGCACCATCGGCAATCTACCGGCCGCACTGCCGCGCATCGAAGAAGTCATCGAACCTGACAGCCTGAGCTGCCCTTGCGGCTGCGGCGTCATGCACAAGATCGGGGAAGACCGCAGTGAGCGGCTGGACATCGTGCCGGCGCAGTTGCGCGTCATTGTCACCGTGCGCCCGAAATACGCCTGCCGGACCTGCACCGACGGCGTGACCCAGGCTCCCGCACCATCGCATCTGATCATGGGTGCCCTGCCGACCGAGGCCACCATCGCCAATGTGCTGGTCAGCAAGTATGCGGATCATCTGCCATTATACCGCCAAAGCCAGATCCTGGCGCGTGCGGGTCTTGATCTGCACCGCGCTGTGCTGGCGGACTGGGTCGGCAAGGCGGCCTTCCACCTCAAGCCCGTCGTCGACCGGCTGGCCGAACACCTGAAACGATCCAACAAACTGTTCATGGACGAAACCACGGCCCCGGTGCTGGATCCGGGGCGCGGTAAAACCAAAACTGGCTATCTCTGGGCACTGGCCCGCGATGACCGACCATGGGGCGGTGAAGATCCGCCCGGTGTGGTTTACTTCTATGCCCCCGGTCGGGCGGGCGCGAATGCCGAAACCTTCCTGACAGGCTTCGACGGCATCCTGCAGATCGACGGCTATCAGGGCTATAACCGGCTGACCAAACCCACGCGCAAGGGCGGTGCCCCCATTCGGGTGGCCCATTGCTGGGCGCATGCGCGCCGCAAGCTGAAGGAAGTCTTTGACCGCGATGGCTCAGAGATCGCCGCCGAAGGCCTGCGCCGCATCGCTGAAATCTATATCGTCGAAGCTGACATTCGTGGCATCTCCCCCGGCCAGCGATTGTCTGCCCGTCAGGCCCGCAGTGCCCCGCTGGTCGCAGCATTCGGTGAATGGCTGGAGGCTGAGCGCCGCAAGATCTCCGCCAAATCCCGGCTGGGTGAAAAGCTGACTTACATCCACAATCACTGGGACGGACTGCAGACCTTCTTGGCCGATGGGCGCGTCGAGATCGACAACAACCGCGTCGAAAACCTGATCCGCCCCATCACCCTCAATCGGAAAAACGCCCTCTTCGCTGGGCATGACGAGGGTGGTATCGCCTGGGGCCGCATCGCCTCACTGATCGAAACCTGCAAGATCAACGGCGTCGAGCCCTTCGCCTATCTCAAGGCAACCCTCACAGCGATCGCCAATGGTCACCCACAGAGCGCCATCGACGATCTGCTCCCGTGGAACTCCAAGACGTCAAGCTGAACCGACAGTGCCCTCCTGGGAACGCTTACAAGAAACGAGGATTACTATGAACAATAACG from Pseudosulfitobacter sp. DSM 107133 encodes the following:
- a CDS encoding ParB N-terminal domain-containing protein; the protein is MTDTPTPPAASQSHDLRSITVALIEVEGRMRPARADRVEVLKQDIDCNGLTHPLLVVRKGQKYRLVAGLQRLEAIRALRWAEVPVTVLPEDTPAADLRFAEIMENINREELTKLERAEHLAALKATWEEMNPAARHGGDRRSANVRLVKEAENADENQSPILGLWSGIAEKTGLSRTAFFRAIEIANGLFPSIKDRIRETWIADHQAGLQALAKVPADVQERACDALLADPPQASSVADALLMAQGRALPKNDDKHYHRVTRLSTKSRRAFIDEHKREILEHARAQGWSL
- a CDS encoding S24/S26 family peptidase, producing the protein MRLDLTDKAASVSSLLQKMEKHVSLSGKSEAEFANAVGSSNALFKNLRKGSMPSVERLNAILAEIGETLVLGNPDGPSELDAVDTTLIDGRKFATVARHEAQAAAGGGYVNLDLPPIDHLAFSKAWLLQNGIQPSACVLINARGQSMEPSIYDGDLVMIDRRKRDIRSGRIYVYNHPGDGTRIKRLELVPNAAIIIRSDNPNQKEFAPEYITAESMNDISQNIVGEVIWSGHKWG
- a CDS encoding P63C domain-containing protein: MESDLTKDIGSAGGNARAAKLTSEQRSNIAKAAARARWAKLKDPDRMPEAMSDGVLKIGDIPLDVYRLNDERRLISKKGMAAALGLKSEGGNAFMRTMTRKGIRSGLPEKLVERIENPIHFKGLTHDFVDGYSVEDLIEVCDALIVAKNEGRLHTSQVFLALQAELIVRSCAKLGIIALVDEAVGYVDKRKDEYRQLFQSFIAEEVQQWSDEYPSKFFDMIYALYGLRRKDPKSSRHPQFFGHFIRKFVYFPLAHSRGGILELLDEKNPVIYAGGSRRYKLYQFLTDEVGIDALRQHLWQVIGIGSAARDRVQFERAFYRAFPEAVPFGHQWDMLNDLGDGT
- a CDS encoding transposase; its protein translation is MATTVEFLMDYGVEIRANGQKRWPNEVKARIVAESLQPGVSVNAVAARYGLRANHLSEWRSQARDGRLVLPAGDDDAFSFAPLVVSDGGGCAHMSAVAGRSAKPDESSHTSIEIAIGRVTVRLDGTTSSTRVAEIVRAIEGQP
- the tnpB gene encoding IS66 family insertion sequence element accessory protein TnpB (TnpB, as the term is used for proteins encoded by IS66 family insertion elements, is considered an accessory protein, since TnpC, encoded by a neighboring gene, is a DDE family transposase.), with protein sequence MMFPSNRVRVLVSTQPVDFRKGHDGLASIVSSVLRKDPFTGTVFVFRSRRADRLKLLYWDGTGLVMAYKRLEEATFTWPAIKDGMMALNHAQFEALFAGLDWRKVKALEMRPPAAAE
- a CDS encoding IS66 family transposase, with amino-acid sequence MITTPAIDLSTIPAAQRAAVLALMEKVAALTEITQRQEHLIAELNHALHGKRSEKLTEDERQLAFEDLSIALAEVEVQKDQLAAQTGDKTTTKSAPKRTIGNLPAALPRIEEVIEPDSLSCPCGCGVMHKIGEDRSERLDIVPAQLRVIVTVRPKYACRTCTDGVTQAPAPSHLIMGALPTEATIANVLVSKYADHLPLYRQSQILARAGLDLHRAVLADWVGKAAFHLKPVVDRLAEHLKRSNKLFMDETTAPVLDPGRGKTKTGYLWALARDDRPWGGEDPPGVVYFYAPGRAGANAETFLTGFDGILQIDGYQGYNRLTKPTRKGGAPIRVAHCWAHARRKLKEVFDRDGSEIAAEGLRRIAEIYIVEADIRGISPGQRLSARQARSAPLVAAFGEWLEAERRKISAKSRLGEKLTYIHNHWDGLQTFLADGRVEIDNNRVENLIRPITLNRKNALFAGHDEGGIAWGRIASLIETCKINGVEPFAYLKATLTAIANGHPQSAIDDLLPWNSKTSS